DNA sequence from the Malus domestica chromosome 06, GDT2T_hap1 genome:
CCACCGAAGGCAAAGGAAAAGCGAAAGGTTCTAGTATTGGTTACCCAGTTCAAAACGTTCATCCGAAAGACATGCCTCCTGCCTTGACATTTTATTCTGTTGCTTTACCAAAGGGACTGGGCAAGGGGGACAGCTTCACTTTTGATGTATTGGCTGTTTTCACCCATGCATTGAAGCCGTTTCCAGAGAAAGTTACTCAGGCTGACATTCAACTCCTAGTGTTTCAGGAAAGCGCATACTATCTCTCTCCTTATGCGGTCAAGGTGCAAACACTCAGTGTTAAATTACCTGATGCGAGAATTGAGTCTTATACAAAAGTAGAAAATACAAAGAATGTTGGTTCAGAGATCAAATATGGTCCTTACGAGAATCTTTCTCCCCTTTCCTTCTCACCTATAGTTGTTCATTTTGAGAGCAATCAACCTTTTGCTGTTGCTGAAGAGTTGGTGCGAGAGATAGAGATTTCCCATTGGGGTAATATTCAAGTAACAGAGCATTACAAGCTTGTCCATGGAGGTGCTCAAAGCAAGGGAGAATTCTCAAGGtccctttttcttttacttttaattGTCTTGTTGGTCATTTGGTGTTGTGCCATTCGGGagcttaaatttaatttttgttcatttCTTCTGCAGACTTGATTATCAAGCCAGACCTCATGTCAGAGGTCAATCAGCCATTAGGCGTCTTGTTGCGAAATTGCCACCAAGAGCTCATTCTGTTTACTATAGGGATGAAATAGGCAATGTTTCAACATCCAACTTATGGAGTGATTCTAAGAAGGTAACTTTTTTACCTCGCATGGACTAATATTCCCAGTTGTTATTCCTGATTGTACTCAACTTGTATGTATGATTGCAGACAGAACTGGAAATCGAACCTAGATACCCTATGTTTGGTGGTTGGAGAACTGCTTTTACCATCGGATATGGCTTGCCGCTTCATGAATATCTGTTTGAATCAGATGGAAAACGTGTCCTTAATATTAGTTTTGGTTGCCCCGTGAATGAGGTGGTCATTGACACCCTCATTGTGAAGGTTGGTAATGTGATGATTTATTGATACTATGTCCTTTGACcctttaattcttttttcttcaacttGTGTACTTATTTGTTAGACAGTCATACTGAGTTGCTTTCATATTACTTCCTTTTAATGTGTAGGATGTGGTATATCAGAAGAAAGTTTAAAAAGCATGATTTAGAGTCAGATTATGTGAAAAGAATTAATTtcctgcattttttttttatatttttgactGTGAACTGCAGGTTGTTCTACCTGAGGGCTCTAGAGATATATCTGTATCTGCTCCATTTCCTCTGAAACAAGGGCGAGAGGTATTATTGCTATTATAGACCAagttataatttattatttctcttttgcctcatctttttttttttttttttttttttctatttggaAAAAAgcttcattttcctttttttgtttctgATTAAATATGTGTACGACTCTTACAGACAAAATTTTCCCACTTGGATCTTGTTGGGAGACCAGTGGTTGTACTCGAAAAGACTAATGCTGTGCCTGAGCATAATCAGAAATTCCAGGTAACTATATTACATTTTCTCATAAAACAGGAGATGACTATGAGAACATCaaatttgaatgtttttttaatttttgttttgctaAAATATTACATTTACTTAGTTTCTAATGTTGATTGTTTTCGACACCAATGTACATTTCTAGCGGTCTATAGAAAACAAGACGTGATATTTAAGTTTCCAGTATTGCTTAAATGAGATTGTAAGTGTCTAGCGATGCTTGTAGTGGTATCAGTTGCGGATATTTTCCAAGCTTTCTGCTTCATCTTTGTCAGATTTAGTTTCTGTTTTAGGTGCCTGATACCCTCTCTTTAGTAATTAGGATGTATAATCAATCAACATTTTAATAGTTTATTTATCCACTTTATCGCAAAAgttgtcaaaaataaaaatgttggTCAGCTGCTGTGTTGCCTATCATGTAGTGTGTCATCTTCCCTGTCTTCCCACTGTTATCCTGCTACTCTTTTGAGGTTCCTAGTAATATATCATTTCCGTAAATGTTGAGATCTTAATTCATAGATTTTGTAATTTCCGCATGATGTATTATGTTGGACTGTctaataataatttttcatGCTTCTTTTCTGAAATTAAGAGTGAAGTGAATCTCCGTACATGTGTTAGGACTTTGTCCTCAATTTTCTCTCAACTTTATTATCCTTCCTTTGCAGGTCTATTACAAATTCAACAGCCTCGCAATGCTTACTGAACCCTTGATGTTGATTTCtggatttttctttcttttcattgcTGGCATTGTATACATGCATGTGGACATGTCAATCTCCAAGTCTTCTCCGGCTTATTTGGCCAAACTGCAGTGGGATGAAGTAAGTTTTTGTCTTGTATATTTCTTTCTTAAATAATTTACAATAAGAAAACAGTAATTACTGTCTTGTTCTAGGTGCAAGCAGCAATTCAGAAGATCCAAAATATCATCAACCGATGCCTCCTTATACATGATAAGCTGGAAGCATCATTACGTGATCTTTCCCGGACAGGGGATGTCCAAGCTTGTAAAGCTGCTCGGAAAGCAGCTGACGGTTCGTTGAAAGAGCTTTCAAAAGAGATGAAGCCCTTGTTGGCATTCTTGCAATCTTCTCACCAGGCTGCACAGATACTACCCAAGGTTGGTTCGCCTTTTAGTTGTAATTATAATATCTTTTTGTTTATGTACTGCCAACCACTGAATTAATTGGAACACTTGTCGATACACCGGGTTTTCATGGCATGCAGAGTGTTATCACAGTATTGCTGTGCATCTTTTAATTATAGCATTTATTATTTGGTTGCTCATACAGGTGGAGGAGCTAGTTGTGAAGGAGAAAGATTTAGAAGAAAGGTTAATGGTGAAACACTCTACAGTTGTGGATTGCTATGAGAAGAAGTATGGCGGAAGGGAAATCGAGAGCCGGGTTGCTTCACATCTGCAGAAAATTGCCGCCTTGAGGCAGGAGGTTGACGATCTTCTGGATTTTATTGACGAGATATAAGAAATAGGCATATTTTGCGCTTGTTATAATATTCTCCGGAACTTTAAAGTGAGTGAAACACAAGACTAGTTGCTTGTAGTTTTGTTTTGAAAACGCATTGTATTACGAGTGCGATGGACTTGATTAAATTTAGCTTGATCATATTTATTCGCGTAAGTTAGAACACGAATGATTCGGTACGATGAAGTTCAAACTAAGTTGTTCTGTTAGCAACTCGAAATGTCTGCATGTTTTTAAGGTGTAGGTTTCTGCAAAGCTCAGTTGAGTCGACCGAGCTTATTTTTGACAGTTAATCGACACAAATATGTTGCGTTACCATTTTAAACAAACGAGCCAGTTTCATACAGCAATGATAAATTGCTAAAGTCGTCCAGATTACGTACAGAAAATGCAGATTCAATGATATGAGCCATAAGACCTTTACAAACTTTCCGTTGCGTACACAAGTCTCTCTCAAGTTTATCCCTACTCTTTGAAGATGGCGGTTTCAACTTCCAGCTCATCCCCATCCTCCCACCGAAACATGAGACGGGAGATCGTCGAGCGAAAATAAACTACCGTAACAACCTATGCCGGGCTCACTTTCCGTCAGGCGGAATTACTTGCAAAAGCTCCAGATTTAGCTCAAACGTTGCACCAGGCTGCAGATTTGCATGGAAAACATTCATTGTCAAATTCCATATCGTATGCTCAACATTTTTGTTATATACAGCAAGTGACTTGCACATGTACGTCGCACTATAAGCTAGCTAGTACACTTTTAACATGATCGATCAGGACTGTCTAAGAAACAAACAACGCTTCAGATTTTTTGAAGATTTTGtccaaaattaacaaagattGGAGTTAAGCAGTGTATTAAACAATAACGATATAGCACTGCAGTACGAAAATGCTCTCATGAATGAATAATAGAATGATAGATGTTGTGATGCCTAGCCCTAGGGTAAGGTCTTGGAGTCAACTGTCAAGACTAATAAGCGGAACAAATGATCGATGTTTAGAGGCGCTTACAGGGATCTCATTCATGCCCCTTTGGCCGTAGCCAGCCTCTGGAGGAACAATCACAGTTCGCTGCAAGGATACCAGAAAACAATGACAAAAAGTCTTCTAAGTTAAAAGGTGAGAAAAGAAGGCATGGAAACGATGAAACTAGATGGATTAAGTACCACATATATATGTTGTATTTAAGCATAAAAGGAGGATTCCATCACCTTTCCCCCGACTTTCATCCCCTCAGTTACCGAGTACATTGCTTGAGGGGGTTTTGGTGCAGCTTGTGCAGAAAATAGACCATTGGCATTGTCCACAAACTCACGCTTTCGTTCTTTCCCCGGAGTAGCTCCAACTTTGAACACGTATGGCTAGTACAAAACAAGGAATTACGCGTTGGTAATTCATTCAAAAAGAGGCAGTGCATGATATGAACACACACAACACACCCACAAAACAAAGAATAGAGTTGAGAACCTGCGCGATACTACGATTTCCGGCCAAGAGTTTAGATTCCCTGCTTGACACGGCTGTAATCCCCCGATACAAGCAGTCAAAGTGGACCTGCATTCAGGTACttcattaaataagaaaattaaCATCAATCAATCTACTTAAATTAGAAACACAAATGCATGTATGTACCTCAACTGTTGATCCTTTCTCAGCTACTGGACCCCTTCCCTCAACCAAATCATAATATTTTAATCCATCAGCTGCTGAAGGAACAAGAAATCAAGCAAGCAAAGATGGGTTAAACTTGTTTGGTAACTGTTTTCAGTTTGCAATTTTCATAGTGCGGAATAAATTGTGGGTTCACCATTGCACCTAAATATATACAACCAATTTTACCAATGGATAAATACAACTTCGTACATAATTATCCTTCaaaatcaacaacaaaatttaaGAAATTGAAACAGTTAGATATGAGAAAGTGAGTAACTAAGTAACTTACGGGTTGTGCGGTAGTCTTCAAGGGGGATGATTTTCCTGTTGCGTCGCTCTCTCGCCAGTGAAGGCGGAGGAGGAGACGCGGCTGAAATGAGGGTGATAGGCAGCCAAGTACTAATGAGAATGGCAGCACATCTTCTTGAACAAGAAATCAATGACGAGGAAATGGGCAGCACTTTTTGTACTACTGAAACTTGTTCCACTTGCCCTTTAGTACTGCTGCCGCTGCCGCCGCTGCCACCTTTTGAATGAGAGTGATGACGACTGAGACGCTGATTAACGGTCAAGCACCTTACTGATGCCATGGCCGTTGGAAATATACCTGTTTTTTCAACCGCCCTTTCTATACCATATCCATATcctatttttcttcaatttaccATAATACCCATACTACACTCTTTCTTTATTTGGCAAAAGAATATGGGatgaaatattttgttttattaaatAGGCAAAAGCGAAAGAGAACCTTTGTTGGGGAGGGGTTGGAGTGGAACAAGATCATATCACATCGTCTTACTATTTTTACTTGTTTTGAATATGGAAGATGgatacaaaggaaaaaaaatgaaaaaaacttaTATGATTTATTGTTTGCGCTTTGTGCTCACAAAGGAAAAAGTAGAGTTGGCTTTTCGATCGTGTTTGGGGTCTCAAAGTTACCCCTTCATATAGAAAAGTTCACtaacaaaacataaacaaacttACACAACCATACACCAAACTTGTTGGAGTAAAATAGTGAAAACTATCTCATCATGTGCAAAAGACTTCAGTGAATAGTGAAGACTCATATGACGTCCATTCTTACAACATTTGTTATCTTTTAAATGATGGTATGAATCTGACTTTCATCTCCTGAAAATTACTCTAACTTTAAACCCCCTTAAGTCAAGTTTGCGAGTCTCACATTATCCTCTACTCTTAATGTATTTTTTGCCCAATGTAACGTGACATGTGAGTGAccgtttcttttttctttaaacTTGATGTTAGAAAATGATTCATAGAACACTAGCTAACGGACAATTTAAATTACTATATTTAAAACTTTATTAGGGATCATTCGTGTAAATTCTTAAAGTACAAGATCTAAAATAGAACATGCCAAATTGCAGGTGTTTGTGTTAATAACTCTAAAATTTAAAGAACACGAAATCAATGTAGTTGATTGATACTTTtggttttaaaacaaaacattgaatgaagaaataatattacATAGAAAGAGAAGGGGATCTTTTCACCACGTAAGTCTTGAGCTGATGGATTGTTCTGGCCTGCTACTTGTACAAGATTAAGTTCATGTTAACTTTGGAGAATTTGCAAGATGTCATGATGTGACAAATCATATGCACAGTCACTCATAAACAATAGGGATATTTGGTATTCTTGCCGGCCTTAAGTTGCTTGCCGGAGCCTCAACTTTTTCAATGTTTTATTTCTCCCACATTCACCGCCACAATCGCGAAAATCACGGTCCTGATAGGAGGTCAGTGTTGTTGCCTTGAATATCTACGCTGGCCGTGATGTTTGCTGTCTGTTCAGGAGTTGATGCGTTTTTGTCCATCTTAGCCTTTGGTGGTGGTTTTGTTACTGAGTCGCCACCCGAAGATGCTTTACCTACCGACTTCCCACCAGCCTTCTTTGCAGCAGCATTTTTTTGCCATATCTTTAAAGCCTTGTTAGTTTGTTCATCAAAGATCGACTTCTTCATTGTTGACCCCATCTGCGAATGCAATTGTAACGTCTTGGTATAAGTTGAATTCCACATGaagaatcataaaaaaaaattaaaaacggcACGGAGAGGAATCAATGATTAGTGATTGTACCTGCGTAACCAATGCATATAGGGGAAGTGTGATGTAGCTGCACATAAACTGAACTGCTACCCTGCTCACATACCGTTCAttattcattattttgtatacgTAAAGATACTCTCTATGTTCACTacaaattaattcaaatgatattCTGCGCTCTACACATGAAATGAATAAGATATCGCCATAGCACCGTGGATAGAACATGTTGAGGATAATCATAAATGTTCTCTTTTCAAATTAGTTTGTCCAGAATATGTTCTTTAGATTCACAGTCAAACAATATAAGCATATGTTAGGCGCGAGTTACTCTAAATATATAATGTATTGCAAGAAGTTTATGATCAAGGGATATTCTTCGTTTGGTGCATTCTCGCTGTAGAATTAGAAACgaggaagaaaaaagagagaaggtCGACGTACCCAAGTGCAACTCTAAGTGCTGTGAGAACGAAATTATCATGGAAACAAGATCTCAGCCCAAACTCGTACTGCATTAGGATTCAAGAGAAAGCTTTTAATTTAGAATGTCGTTGGtgacatatataatataatataatatatatatacaaacaacCAAAATACAGAAAGGGGCGATTAGCTTGATTATTACCCATATCCAGAAAAAATATGTAATCTCAAATGCATTCTGCACAAGTATAATGCAAAATTAGAAATCTTTATTATGAAAAATTAACCCACAAAGAATTTGCAGAGACTTAGGACATATACAAAATGTACCTGAAAGAGGACAAAATGGATCAGATGAAGAACTAACTGAGGCCAGCCGAACCAAAAATGCTCGTCTGAGACTTGCACCAGAGGTATTCCTTGGACTACAGCATGCCTTTCTTGGATTTCAAGTGCCATTTGTGTTATAATTGCTTGCAGCTTTGTTCCAACAGCTAAGATTATCTTCAACCAATCAAATAGTTAGTCAGTTTTTTATCTTTTTAGAGGGCAATTACCTCCCATAAAGAACAAGTCATCATAAATATTCCTCGATCCAAAGGCAATTTGTCCGAGATAGcttttttgaagtgccaataataGTTCATATTTTACTTGTGTTGCAAGGATGAATATTTTAATGAAATCATCTATATTAAAGAATACTTACAATTAGAGGAAGTATGGATAGCACAAACATAGCTTCCCATCctgaaacaaagaaaaggcAAACTCAGTTAATTacctaaaagaagaaagaagaaagagacatacatacatacatacatacatacatacatatatatatatatatatacacacacaatatgAATAACTTACCATGAACATTGAGAAGCAAGTAGAGAGTCATTGTAGTCCATAAGAGTGGACTGTCAGCGTCAAGAGAACATATATAGTTAAGAAAGAAAACATTTGAGATTAATTGCacaaatttgaagaaattaagaaattttAGTAGTAATTTTCTTACGTGATTCCCACAACCACCTTAAAGTCATCTTCTAATGACCTTTTGATATATTTTTGAAAGTCAAACTTACTTCCAGGTGCTAAATGAACCTATAACAACAGACCAGCAGCCAGTCACCTTAATTGTTAAAGCTTAATACAGTATTTCAAGTGCAAAATTCTTAATTTCAAATAATCAAAAGTAT
Encoded proteins:
- the LOC103436715 gene encoding peptidyl-prolyl cis-trans isomerase FKBP18, chloroplastic isoform X1; translated protein: MASVRCLTVNQRLSRHHSHSKGGSGGSGSSTKGQVEQVSVVQKVLPISSSLISCSRRCAAILISTWLPITLISAASPPPPSLARERRNRKIIPLEDYRTTPADGLKYYDLVEGRGPVAEKGSTVEVHFDCLYRGITAVSSRESKLLAGNRSIAQPYVFKVGATPGKERKREFVDNANGLFSAQAAPKPPQAMYSVTEGMKVGGKRTVIVPPEAGYGQRGMNEIPPGATFELNLELLQVIPPDGK
- the LOC103436715 gene encoding peptidyl-prolyl cis-trans isomerase FKBP18, chloroplastic isoform X2 gives rise to the protein MASVRCLTVNQRLSRHHSHSKGGSGGSGSSTKGQVEQVSVVQKVLPISSSLISCSRRCAAILISTWLPITLISAASPPPPSLARERRNRKIIPLEDYRTTPDGLKYYDLVEGRGPVAEKGSTVEVHFDCLYRGITAVSSRESKLLAGNRSIAQPYVFKVGATPGKERKREFVDNANGLFSAQAAPKPPQAMYSVTEGMKVGGKRTVIVPPEAGYGQRGMNEIPPGATFELNLELLQVIPPDGK
- the LOC103436714 gene encoding dolichyl-diphosphooligosaccharide--protein glycosyltransferase subunit 1A; this encodes MREMGLRVDLFLLVLAVVWAPVLSDLVISKVDRRIDLTSQIARITSTLKVVNEGSSLVSEVLLAFPEKQAKLLAHLTATPTEGKGKAKGSSIGYPVQNVHPKDMPPALTFYSVALPKGLGKGDSFTFDVLAVFTHALKPFPEKVTQADIQLLVFQESAYYLSPYAVKVQTLSVKLPDARIESYTKVENTKNVGSEIKYGPYENLSPLSFSPIVVHFESNQPFAVAEELVREIEISHWGNIQVTEHYKLVHGGAQSKGEFSRLDYQARPHVRGQSAIRRLVAKLPPRAHSVYYRDEIGNVSTSNLWSDSKKTELEIEPRYPMFGGWRTAFTIGYGLPLHEYLFESDGKRVLNISFGCPVNEVVIDTLIVKVVLPEGSRDISVSAPFPLKQGRETKFSHLDLVGRPVVVLEKTNAVPEHNQKFQVYYKFNSLAMLTEPLMLISGFFFLFIAGIVYMHVDMSISKSSPAYLAKLQWDEVQAAIQKIQNIINRCLLIHDKLEASLRDLSRTGDVQACKAARKAADGSLKELSKEMKPLLAFLQSSHQAAQILPKVEELVVKEKDLEERLMVKHSTVVDCYEKKYGGREIESRVASHLQKIAALRQEVDDLLDFIDEI
- the LOC103436716 gene encoding MLO-like protein 9; translation: MAGGGGGNAGRELDQTPTWALAAVCFIIIIISIVLEKVLHMVGEFFHHKKKVGLLEALEKVKGELMVLGFISLLLTFGQKYISQVCIPIEAADTMLPCPYRDPDEEAGGGGGGGDHRRRLLWYERRYLAGGSAGPGCKAGKVPLISLNGLHQLHIFIFFLAIFHVVYGALTMTLGRLKIRAWKVWEREMENDNEFNDPTKFRLTHETSFVRDHTKCWTKTPFTFYLVSFFRQFFRSVRRADYLTMRHGFIAVHLAPGSKFDFQKYIKRSLEDDFKVVVGITPLLWTTMTLYLLLNVHGWEAMFVLSILPLIIILAVGTKLQAIITQMALEIQERHAVVQGIPLVQVSDEHFWFGWPQLVLHLIHFVLFQNAFEITYFFWIWYEFGLRSCFHDNFVLTALRVALGVAVQFMCSYITLPLYALVTQMGSTMKKSIFDEQTNKALKIWQKNAAAKKAGGKSVGKASSGGDSVTKPPPKAKMDKNASTPEQTANITASVDIQGNNTDLLSGP